The following are from one region of the Gloeomargarita lithophora Alchichica-D10 genome:
- the rsmA gene encoding 16S rRNA (adenine(1518)-N(6)/adenine(1519)-N(6))-dimethyltransferase RsmA, producing the protein MTPRPRKSLAQYWLKREDILQKIVNAAELKATDSVLEIGPGTGNLTRYLLPQVAGLLAVELDEKLVDFLQKKYGHHPHFWLLKSDILTLDLRAELAKNSLFPPPNKVVANIPYHITSPLLAYLVGSPARPWSWPFERVVLLVQKEVAQRLTAKPGGKTFGALSVRMQYIAHCTWVCDVPASAFYPRPQVDSAVICLTPRMPDPVVLIPRRFEQWVQQGFSQRRKMLRNNLPVAQEILAPILTQLGYPETVRAEAISAPDWVRLCNSLSDYSSDSLSEQLPNEPQVNHPEVETEG; encoded by the coding sequence ATGACCCCCCGCCCCCGCAAGTCCTTGGCACAGTATTGGCTTAAACGGGAGGATATTCTCCAAAAAATTGTCAACGCCGCTGAGTTAAAAGCAACCGATAGTGTCTTGGAAATTGGTCCTGGTACGGGTAATCTAACCCGGTATTTACTACCCCAGGTGGCGGGTTTATTAGCAGTAGAATTAGATGAAAAATTGGTTGATTTTCTCCAAAAAAAATATGGTCATCATCCCCATTTTTGGTTGCTCAAAAGCGATATTTTAACTTTGGATTTACGGGCAGAATTAGCCAAAAATTCCCTCTTTCCGCCCCCCAATAAAGTTGTTGCCAACATTCCCTATCACATCACCAGCCCTTTGTTAGCCTATTTGGTGGGTTCCCCCGCTCGTCCCTGGTCTTGGCCCTTCGAGCGGGTGGTGCTGTTGGTGCAAAAAGAGGTCGCCCAACGGTTGACGGCCAAACCTGGTGGCAAAACCTTCGGGGCATTGTCCGTACGAATGCAGTATATTGCCCACTGTACTTGGGTGTGTGATGTGCCCGCCAGCGCCTTTTATCCCCGGCCTCAGGTGGATTCGGCGGTAATTTGTCTCACCCCCCGGATGCCCGACCCTGTTGTCTTAATTCCCCGCCGGTTTGAGCAGTGGGTACAGCAGGGTTTTAGCCAACGTCGCAAAATGTTGCGGAATAATCTGCCGGTGGCGCAGGAAATTTTAGCTCCGATTTTGACGCAGTTGGGTTACCCGGAAACCGTGCGCGCCGAAGCCATCAGTGCCCCGGATTGGGTACGTTTATGCAATTCTTTAAGCGATTATTCAAGCGATTCTCTAAGCGAACAACTGCCGAATGAACCGCAAGTCAACCATCCCGAAGTGGAGACTGAAGGCTAA
- a CDS encoding DUF2079 domain-containing protein — MLKKWVNHLRRPDYPYGVAVVFFVVIFSLLLLRYGTFFATYDQGIFNQLYWNSLHGRFFESSLSSGLSVAVRLDGDVPSVFYHRLGQHFTPALMLWLPFYALAPSPVTLIILQSLVLTSGGIVLYFLARHWLEPPLGWWVTASYYTAGAVIGPALGNFHDAVQLPLFLFTAILSLERRCWWLFWPLILLTLMIREDTGIVVFGLGVYWLLSRRFPWVGLTVCGASFLYVVLVTNVWMPAFSEDLSRRFLPGYFGQVTGDETEATSTLEILKGIFTNPVQLLLILGRRPLRIVLYILGHWLPLGLLPALSWPAWVMVAFPLGQRILQNSHIALLLNVRYAINLVPAIFYGAILWWAQHQAWFQRRLQKFWGWCMAVSVVLIMLANPNNSFSWVLPDSVQPWVWIPLQQRWQHRGEIRSLLAQIPASATVAATNQLVPPLSGRRGVVRFPQYQLRLDNNQIQSVDYIITDLWYWRRFNLPWKNAWDIGELNQRISTGEYGVIALQDEVILLRKGATTSPELQQKWQSLYQELRSLWQP; from the coding sequence ATGCTTAAAAAATGGGTTAATCACCTACGCCGTCCTGACTATCCCTATGGGGTGGCAGTTGTTTTTTTTGTGGTGATTTTTAGTCTCCTACTGCTACGTTATGGCACCTTTTTTGCCACCTATGACCAGGGGATTTTTAACCAACTGTACTGGAATAGTCTGCACGGGCGTTTTTTTGAAAGTTCCCTGTCCTCCGGATTATCCGTGGCCGTGCGTTTGGATGGGGATGTACCCAGCGTGTTTTACCATCGCCTGGGTCAGCATTTCACCCCCGCCCTCATGCTCTGGCTCCCGTTTTATGCCCTTGCCCCCTCGCCGGTAACACTCATTATACTGCAATCGTTAGTACTTACCAGCGGGGGAATTGTCCTGTATTTTTTAGCACGCCATTGGCTAGAACCGCCCCTAGGTTGGTGGGTTACAGCTAGTTACTACACGGCGGGGGCAGTCATCGGGCCAGCCTTGGGAAATTTCCATGATGCGGTGCAATTACCCCTGTTTTTATTTACCGCCATTTTAAGTTTAGAACGGCGGTGTTGGTGGCTTTTTTGGCCGCTGATTTTATTAACGTTAATGATACGCGAAGATACGGGAATTGTGGTGTTTGGCCTGGGGGTTTATTGGTTGCTCAGCCGCCGGTTTCCCTGGGTGGGTTTGACGGTTTGTGGTGCCAGTTTTCTTTACGTTGTATTGGTAACCAACGTTTGGATGCCAGCCTTTTCCGAGGATTTAAGCCGCCGCTTTTTGCCGGGATATTTTGGTCAGGTCACCGGTGATGAAACCGAGGCCACCAGTACCCTGGAAATTCTCAAGGGAATTTTCACTAACCCGGTGCAATTGTTACTGATTCTTGGCCGCCGACCCCTGAGAATCGTACTGTATATTTTAGGACATTGGTTGCCCTTGGGTTTGCTCCCTGCCCTCTCCTGGCCCGCCTGGGTAATGGTGGCCTTTCCCCTGGGGCAGAGGATACTACAAAACTCTCACATTGCCCTGCTGTTGAATGTACGCTATGCGATTAATCTTGTCCCCGCTATTTTCTACGGTGCAATTTTATGGTGGGCGCAACACCAAGCGTGGTTTCAGCGGCGATTGCAAAAATTTTGGGGGTGGTGTATGGCGGTTTCCGTGGTACTCATTATGCTCGCTAATCCTAACAATAGCTTTTCCTGGGTACTGCCGGATTCCGTCCAGCCTTGGGTGTGGATTCCCCTGCAACAACGCTGGCAGCATCGGGGCGAAATTCGGTCACTTCTAGCGCAAATTCCCGCCTCAGCTACCGTAGCCGCCACCAACCAACTAGTGCCTCCCCTCTCCGGTCGCCGGGGCGTTGTCCGGTTCCCCCAGTACCAACTACGTCTGGACAATAATCAAATCCAATCAGTTGACTATATCATTACGGATTTGTGGTACTGGCGACGATTTAATTTGCCGTGGAAAAACGCCTGGGATATTGGCGAATTGAACCAGCGTATTAGTACCGGGGAATACGGGGTGATTGCTTTACAAGATGAAGTGATTTTACTTAGAAAAGGTGCCACAACATCCCCAGAATTGCAACAAAAATGGCAGAGCTTATATCAAGAATTACGGTCTCTGTGGCAACCATGA
- the rlmN gene encoding 23S rRNA (adenine(2503)-C(2))-methyltransferase RlmN has product MTVSPLLGQTLPELTTWVAAQGQPTYRAKQLHQWLYQRGVRQFQDITVFPKSWREQVQPELGRSIIAQRLVAQDGTVKYLLQLQDGNLIETVGIPSADRLTVCVSSQVGCPMACDFCATGKQGFTRNLAVHEILDQVLTVQTDMARRVSHLVFMGMGEPLLNLEPVIAAVQRLNQDCGISQRAMTISTVGVPHQIERLAQAQLQTTLAVSLHAPTQELRQRLIPSGRHYPLEQLLQDCRDYVARTKRRLSFEYTLLAGVNDTPELAHTLAKLLRGWQSHLNLIPYNPIQDAPYERPRTEQIQAFQKICESYHLEITVRRTRGLSAQAACGQLRSLAAKLVSSPAQQD; this is encoded by the coding sequence ATGACCGTCTCTCCCCTGCTGGGGCAAACTCTGCCCGAACTCACGACCTGGGTGGCGGCGCAGGGACAACCCACCTACCGAGCCAAACAACTACACCAATGGCTGTACCAGCGGGGTGTGCGCCAATTTCAGGATATTACCGTATTTCCCAAATCCTGGCGGGAACAGGTGCAACCGGAACTGGGACGCTCTATCATTGCCCAACGGTTGGTTGCCCAGGATGGCACGGTGAAGTATTTACTACAACTCCAGGACGGCAATCTGATCGAAACCGTGGGCATTCCCAGTGCTGACCGCTTAACGGTGTGTGTTTCATCCCAGGTGGGTTGTCCAATGGCCTGTGATTTTTGTGCCACGGGGAAACAGGGATTCACCCGCAATTTGGCCGTCCACGAAATTTTAGACCAGGTGTTGACGGTGCAAACGGACATGGCGCGGCGGGTATCCCACCTGGTTTTTATGGGCATGGGAGAGCCTTTGTTAAATTTAGAGCCGGTGATTGCGGCGGTACAGCGGCTGAACCAGGACTGTGGCATTTCCCAGCGGGCGATGACCATTTCCACCGTGGGGGTGCCCCACCAAATCGAACGCCTTGCCCAAGCCCAACTCCAGACCACGTTGGCGGTGAGTTTGCACGCTCCCACCCAGGAGTTGCGCCAGCGGTTGATTCCCAGTGGTCGGCATTATCCCCTAGAGCAGTTATTGCAGGACTGTCGGGATTATGTGGCACGGACAAAGCGGCGGCTGAGTTTTGAATATACGCTCTTGGCGGGGGTAAATGATACGCCGGAGTTGGCGCACACTTTGGCAAAGCTACTGCGGGGTTGGCAAAGTCATCTGAATTTGATCCCCTACAATCCGATCCAGGATGCCCCCTACGAACGCCCGCGCACGGAACAAATTCAGGCGTTTCAAAAAATTTGTGAATCCTATCATCTTGAGATAA
- a CDS encoding FHA domain-containing protein yields MTDPRPSDDTLKRLHILVIEDSQERRVLALEAATYSLGRDSTSAIVLQADSVSRQHALLLRVPVPASHEYQYRIVDGNAAGKASTNGIKINGTPMSQHTLADGDVVEFAADAQATYYHRTVVDPEMQDYLQAAEFRSIKLPVVEKSQTVYAESPTQRLIPENLTPDRPRLPWHWIGLGITLGLLLVGGVWWFRQRPQPSSSAPPVSPIARPL; encoded by the coding sequence ATGACAGACCCCCGGCCATCGGACGATACCCTCAAACGTTTACACATCCTGGTCATTGAAGATAGCCAGGAGCGGCGGGTTTTGGCCTTGGAAGCGGCCACCTATTCCCTGGGGCGGGATTCCACCAGTGCCATTGTCCTCCAGGCGGATTCCGTTTCCCGCCAGCACGCCCTCCTGCTCCGGGTGCCCGTCCCGGCTTCCCACGAGTACCAGTACCGGATTGTAGATGGCAATGCGGCGGGCAAGGCCAGCACCAACGGCATCAAAATCAACGGCACCCCGATGTCCCAACACACCCTGGCGGACGGGGACGTGGTGGAATTTGCCGCCGATGCCCAGGCGACCTACTACCACCGCACCGTTGTTGACCCGGAGATGCAAGACTACCTCCAAGCCGCCGAATTTCGCAGTATCAAACTGCCGGTAGTCGAAAAATCCCAGACCGTCTATGCCGAAAGTCCCACCCAACGGCTCATCCCCGAAAATCTCACCCCCGACCGTCCCCGATTGCCCTGGCACTGGATTGGACTGGGAATTACCCTGGGATTACTGCTGGTCGGTGGGGTTTGGTGGTTCCGTCAACGCCCTCAGCCCAGTTCCTCTGCCCCACCCGTGTCCCCGATTGCCCGACCCCTGTGA